A region of Scylla paramamosain isolate STU-SP2022 chromosome 25, ASM3559412v1, whole genome shotgun sequence DNA encodes the following proteins:
- the LOC135113290 gene encoding cuticle protein 7-like, producing the protein MACKLLFLAALVALSAASYVPQDSYGAAPANYNFNWAVDDAASGNNYAHQETRNGDNTQGYYFVQLPDGRLQKVTYSVQGNSGFLAEVTYEGEAQYPQQRYGAPTRHPTPTYGTPAPRYAR; encoded by the exons ATGGCTTGCAAG CTCCTCTTCCTGGCCGCCCTCGTGGCCCTCTCCGCCGCCTCCTACGTGCCCCAGGACTCCTATGGAGCA GCGCCCGCCAACTATAACTTCAACTGGGCTGTCGACGACGCTGCTTCCGGTAACAACTACGCCCACCAGGAAACCCGCAACGGAGACAACACGCAGGGATACTACTTCGTGCAGCTGCCCGACGGTCGCCTGCAGAAGGTCACCTACTCCGTGCAGGGCAACTCAGGCTTCCTGGCCGAGGTCACTTACGAGGGCGAGGCCCAGTACCCCCAGCAAAGATACGGCGCCCCCACCAGGCACCCGACGCCGACCTACGGCACCCCGGCCCCGCGCTACGCCCGCTGA